In Heterodontus francisci isolate sHetFra1 chromosome 5, sHetFra1.hap1, whole genome shotgun sequence, one DNA window encodes the following:
- the sla1a gene encoding src like adaptor 1a isoform X1, with product MGNTFKSAPGEKEPALQEPLTADGNDVLVTIYDYPPATISQPIFRMGEKLRIIAEEGDWWRVRSIIAERENYIPRACVARVYHGWLFEGIGRQKAEELLQLSGNKRGSFLIRQSESQKGTYCLSVRHYSDISQRLVKHYRIFRLPNMWYYIQERLTFQCLEDLVNHYCEVADGLCCLLTHPCLAQRSIEHLPEQPVILRRNQFSWRNVRRAELLNDNSSSRDEDFLSYGLRHSIASYMTLSQLDDDSFSSSKKKKWLSPIGSSAQSRHSCLLTTPLRDPYEDNFE from the exons ATGGGGAACACCTTTAAGTCTGCACCTGGCGAGAAGGAACCAGCACTTCAGGAGCCCCTTACAG CAGATGGCAATGATGTGCTGGTTACAATCTACGACTACCCACCAGCAACAATAAGCCAACCGATCTTCAGGATGGGGGAGAAGCTGCGCATTATAGCAGA AGAAGGGGATTGGTGGAGAGTGAGGTCCATCATTGCTGAACGTGAGAACTACATCCCACGTGCCTGTGTTGCTCGGGTTTACCATGG ttggctctttgaaGGAATCGGGAGACAGAAGGCGGAAGAGTTGCTGCAGCTGTCTGGCAACAAAAGAGGCTCCTTCTTGATACGGCAAAGCGAAAGCCAAAAAG GTACATATTGCCTATCTGTCAGGCACTACAGTGATATATCTCAGAGATTAGTGAAGCACTATCGGATATTCCGTTTGCCCAATATGTGGTATTATATCCAAGAACGCCTCACCTTCCAGTGTTTAGAAGATCTGGTAAACCACTATTGCG AAGTAGCAGATGGTCTGTGCTGTTTGCTGACCCATCCTTGCCTAGCTCAGCGCAGCATCGAACATCTTCCTGAGCAGCCTGTTATCCTACGTCGCAACCAGTTCAGCTGGAGGAATGTGAGAAG GGCCGAGCTGCTGAACGATAACTCATCGTCCAGAGATGAAGACTTCCTTAGTTACGGGCTGCGGCACAGCATCGCATCCTACATGACCTTGTCACAACTAGATGACGACTCATTCAGCAGCAGCAAGAAGAAGAAGTGGCTCTCACCCATCGGATCCAGTGCTCAGAGCCGGCACAGCTGCCTCCTCACTACACCGCTGAGAGACCCGTACGAGGATAACTTTGAATAA
- the sla1a gene encoding src like adaptor 1a isoform X2 — protein sequence MGNTFKSAPGEKEPALQEPLTDGNDVLVTIYDYPPATISQPIFRMGEKLRIIAEEGDWWRVRSIIAERENYIPRACVARVYHGWLFEGIGRQKAEELLQLSGNKRGSFLIRQSESQKGTYCLSVRHYSDISQRLVKHYRIFRLPNMWYYIQERLTFQCLEDLVNHYCEVADGLCCLLTHPCLAQRSIEHLPEQPVILRRNQFSWRNVRRAELLNDNSSSRDEDFLSYGLRHSIASYMTLSQLDDDSFSSSKKKKWLSPIGSSAQSRHSCLLTTPLRDPYEDNFE from the exons ATGGGGAACACCTTTAAGTCTGCACCTGGCGAGAAGGAACCAGCACTTCAGGAGCCCCTTACAG ATGGCAATGATGTGCTGGTTACAATCTACGACTACCCACCAGCAACAATAAGCCAACCGATCTTCAGGATGGGGGAGAAGCTGCGCATTATAGCAGA AGAAGGGGATTGGTGGAGAGTGAGGTCCATCATTGCTGAACGTGAGAACTACATCCCACGTGCCTGTGTTGCTCGGGTTTACCATGG ttggctctttgaaGGAATCGGGAGACAGAAGGCGGAAGAGTTGCTGCAGCTGTCTGGCAACAAAAGAGGCTCCTTCTTGATACGGCAAAGCGAAAGCCAAAAAG GTACATATTGCCTATCTGTCAGGCACTACAGTGATATATCTCAGAGATTAGTGAAGCACTATCGGATATTCCGTTTGCCCAATATGTGGTATTATATCCAAGAACGCCTCACCTTCCAGTGTTTAGAAGATCTGGTAAACCACTATTGCG AAGTAGCAGATGGTCTGTGCTGTTTGCTGACCCATCCTTGCCTAGCTCAGCGCAGCATCGAACATCTTCCTGAGCAGCCTGTTATCCTACGTCGCAACCAGTTCAGCTGGAGGAATGTGAGAAG GGCCGAGCTGCTGAACGATAACTCATCGTCCAGAGATGAAGACTTCCTTAGTTACGGGCTGCGGCACAGCATCGCATCCTACATGACCTTGTCACAACTAGATGACGACTCATTCAGCAGCAGCAAGAAGAAGAAGTGGCTCTCACCCATCGGATCCAGTGCTCAGAGCCGGCACAGCTGCCTCCTCACTACACCGCTGAGAGACCCGTACGAGGATAACTTTGAATAA
- the sla1a gene encoding src like adaptor 1a isoform X3: MGEKLRIIAEEGDWWRVRSIIAERENYIPRACVARVYHGWLFEGIGRQKAEELLQLSGNKRGSFLIRQSESQKGTYCLSVRHYSDISQRLVKHYRIFRLPNMWYYIQERLTFQCLEDLVNHYCEVADGLCCLLTHPCLAQRSIEHLPEQPVILRRNQFSWRNVRRAELLNDNSSSRDEDFLSYGLRHSIASYMTLSQLDDDSFSSSKKKKWLSPIGSSAQSRHSCLLTTPLRDPYEDNFE, encoded by the exons ATGGGGGAGAAGCTGCGCATTATAGCAGA AGAAGGGGATTGGTGGAGAGTGAGGTCCATCATTGCTGAACGTGAGAACTACATCCCACGTGCCTGTGTTGCTCGGGTTTACCATGG ttggctctttgaaGGAATCGGGAGACAGAAGGCGGAAGAGTTGCTGCAGCTGTCTGGCAACAAAAGAGGCTCCTTCTTGATACGGCAAAGCGAAAGCCAAAAAG GTACATATTGCCTATCTGTCAGGCACTACAGTGATATATCTCAGAGATTAGTGAAGCACTATCGGATATTCCGTTTGCCCAATATGTGGTATTATATCCAAGAACGCCTCACCTTCCAGTGTTTAGAAGATCTGGTAAACCACTATTGCG AAGTAGCAGATGGTCTGTGCTGTTTGCTGACCCATCCTTGCCTAGCTCAGCGCAGCATCGAACATCTTCCTGAGCAGCCTGTTATCCTACGTCGCAACCAGTTCAGCTGGAGGAATGTGAGAAG GGCCGAGCTGCTGAACGATAACTCATCGTCCAGAGATGAAGACTTCCTTAGTTACGGGCTGCGGCACAGCATCGCATCCTACATGACCTTGTCACAACTAGATGACGACTCATTCAGCAGCAGCAAGAAGAAGAAGTGGCTCTCACCCATCGGATCCAGTGCTCAGAGCCGGCACAGCTGCCTCCTCACTACACCGCTGAGAGACCCGTACGAGGATAACTTTGAATAA